Proteins co-encoded in one Fusarium musae strain F31 chromosome 3, whole genome shotgun sequence genomic window:
- a CDS encoding hypothetical protein (BUSCO:EOG09260LJ8) translates to MPDIKRNACGCARASGGGCGSSGPQKKTAYIALGSNMGDRVAEIERACNEMDRRGIKVKRTSSLWETEPMYVTDQDRFINGACEVETELDPIALLDQLQAIENDMGRKKVIDKGPRNIDLDILLYGDEKVDHERLKVPHIGILEREFVLRPLVELIPAKSLDPTKPWKLIQDNLNELPLGEPLSSMTPLSSTAGSLTPLAAKRKTHVMGILNLTPDSFSDGGFHDRDNLAQTIMNMVKNGTSIIDVGGQSTAPGRPEVSAEEEASRVVPAVQLIRSIPEARDVAISIDTYRASVAEEAIASGADIINDVSAGLLDPDMLSTVGRLEKTICLMHMRGTPQTMTKLTSYPDGLIPTIASELLERVAAAEAAGIRRWRMILDPGIGFAKTGEQNLEILRRLEELRYWPGLQGLPWLVGSSRKTFVGKITGVTEPKQRTWGTAATVAAAVQGGADIVRVHDTQEMGMVAKMADAIWRV, encoded by the exons ATGCCTGATATTAAGCGCAATGCCTGTGGATGTGCTCGTGCGAGTGGAGGTGGCTGTGGGAGCAGCGGACCGCAAAAGAAGACGGCATATATCGCTCTTGGGAGCAATATGGGAGACAGAGTTGCTGAGATTGAGCGGGCATGCAACGAGATGGACCGCCGAGgaatcaaggtcaagaggaCCAGTAGCCTCTGGGAGACAGAGCCCATGTATGTTACCGACCAGGATCGCTTTATCAACGGCGCTTGTGAG GTCGAGACAGAACTTGACCCTATAGCCCTTCTAGACCAACTGCAAGCCATTGAGAATGACATGGGGCGAAAGAAGGTCATCGACAAGGGTCCGCGTAACATTGATTTGGACATACTTTTGTATGGCGACGAAAAGGTTGACCACGAGCGGCTCAAGGTTCCCCATATCGGCATATTGGAGCGAGAGTTTGTTCTCAGACCCCTGGTCGA ACTCATTCCGGCAAAATCATTGGATCCGACGAAACCGTGGAAGCTCATACAGGATAATCTAAATGAGCTGCCCCTTGGCGAGCCATTGTCTTCCATGACACCGCTTTCTTCGACGGCAGGTTCTTTGACGCCTCTTGCTGCAAAGCGGAAGACCCATGTCATGGGCATTCTCAACTTGACGCCGGATTCGTTTTCAGATGGTGGCTTTCACGATCGAGATAACCTCGCTCAGACCATTATGAATATGGTCAAGAACGGAACTTCGATTATCGATGTTGGCGGCCAGTCAACTGCCCCTGGCCGACCAGAAGTATCAGCCGAGGAGGAAGCATCCCGCGTTGTGCCTGCTGTTCAGCTGATTCGATCGATTCCTGAAGCTCGTGATGTGGCTATCAGCATTGACACGTATCGTGCATCCGTTGCCGAGGAAGCCATTGCTAGCGGAGCAGATATCATCAACGATGTTTCGGCTGGTCTGCTGGACCCAGATATGCTTTCTACCGTCGGCCGTCTTGAGAAAACGATATGTCTGATGCATATGCGCGGGACACCGCAGACCATGACAAAGTTGACCTCGTATCCAGATGGGCTTATTCCCACAATAGCATCAGAGCTTCTCGAGCGCGTAGCAGCGGCCGAGGCAGCGGGTATCCGGCGGTGGCGCATGATTCTGGACCCGGGTATCGGCTTCGCCAAGACGGGAGAGCAGAACCTCGAGATTCTTCGACGGCTGGAGGAGCTGCGATACTGGCCGGGGCTTCAGGGCCTGCCGTGGCTCGTTGGATCGAGCCGGAAGACTTTTGTCGGCAAGATCACGGGAGTCACGGAGCCGAAGCAACGGACGTGGGGCACGGCGGCGACGGTGGCAGCGGCGGTTCAGGGCGGTGCGGACATAGTGAGGGTACACGACACGCAGGAGATGGGCATGGTGGCCAAGATGGCTGATGCTATCTGGAGGGTATGA
- a CDS encoding hypothetical protein (EggNog:ENOG41), whose translation MGSNGYGGRPAQNNIPPLQPVHMLGSLQYNDGAGTPVKVDISGVIDKGFFLSENEWTCYRRNYFSCVCSFSLSPHIPNVTIQYTASGSSQPVPIFGFAMSISAVVSDNEQHNIELVQHTPKRDKGPIMKPEKIRLSNKPPQASHHHHMGMFSESVVPNRPVYPDNFSNQPGSQQLPTEHTFERIQFKQATQNNGKRRAAQQYYQLVVELWGEVANQSSGDQYVKIATRKSAKMIVRGRSPGHYQNDRRGSQSSGPGGSSGNMGGYTVSGMADFNNPMMGGPSYATGGFDARSSLYGVRHHDIPHESMIPQEESKAIVTTREYQYYPAPMYESQSDRIELFNPRGERDHNVVPHMATGMDMSGKIKHDYDGAALPSIFHPPAQINDRPPGPFEGKSTSSGYYPIPSSGINMTMTS comes from the coding sequence ATGGGCTCCAACGGGTACGGCGGTAGGCCGGCTCAGAATAACATTCCTCCCTTGCAACCAGTTCATATGCTAGGAAGCCTTCAATACAACGATGGCGCAGGAACACCTGTCAAGGTGGATATTTCAGGTGTCATTGACAAGGGCTTCTTTTTATCGGAGAACGAGTGGACGTGTTATCGCAGGAACTACTTCTCTTGCGTCTGCTCCTTTTCTCTGAGCCCTCACATCCCCAACGTCACTATCCAGTACACTGCTAGTGGCTCATCACAACCCGTTCCGATCTTTGGATTCGCCATGTCTATCTCCGCAGTTGTCTCCGACAATGAGCAGCACAACATCGAGCTGGTACAGCATACGCCAAAGAGAGACAAGGGGCCTATAATGAAGCCTGAAAAAATTCGGCTCAGCAACAAGCCCCCACAGGcaagccaccaccaccatatGGGCATGTTCTCAGAGTCGGTTGTACCCAATCGTCCTGTTTACCCCGACAATTTCAGCAATCAGCCTGGCAGCCAACAGTTGCCCACAGAGCACACGTTTGAGCGAATTCAGTTCAAGCAAGCTACCCAGAACAACGGGAAACGCAGAGCTGCTCAGCAATACTACCAACTGGTTGTCGAGCTCTGGGGCGAGGTAGCTAATCAGAGCAGTGGTGATCAATACGTCAAGATAGCCACACGCAAGTCGGCCAAGATGATCGTCCGAGGCCGCTCGCCGGGCCACTATCAAAACGACAGACGCGGAAGCCAAAGCAGCGGGCCTGGAGGATCATCGGGCAATATGGGAGGTTACACCGTCAGCGGCATGGCCGACTTCAACAATCCCATGATGGGCGGTCCAAGCTATGCGACAGGTGGTTTCGACGCCCGCAGCAGCCTCTATGGGGTCCGTCATCACGATATACCGCACGAGTCGATGATTCCTCAGGAGGAATCCAAGGCCATCGTCACGACCCGAGAGTACCAGTACTACCCGGCCCCAATGTACGAGTCGCAGAGCGACCGGATCGAGCTGTTTAACCCTCGTGGAGAGCGCGATCACAACGTTGTGCCGCACATGGCCACCGGGATGGACATGAgtggcaagatcaagcatGACTACGATGGTGCCGCTCTGCCCAGCATCTTCCACCCGCCAGCTCAGATTAATGATCGTCCGCCGGGACCCTTCGAGGGCAAGTCGACCTCGAGCGGGTACTATCCCATCCCTTCGTCCGGCATCAACATGACCATGACATCATGA